From one Aquicella lusitana genomic stretch:
- a CDS encoding Hsp20/alpha crystallin family protein → MNTLIPYEPAKLINDMHNLMENLWQRTFDLDTRNASGRTGQWLPAIDIREEEDKFLISADLPGVDPKDIDISLENNVLTLKGKREEIHEEKKGSFYRMERMQGQFYRQFTLPTAVDSKHITAKSKQGVLEVIVPKKEKTEIKKIEVKVEE, encoded by the coding sequence ATGAATACGTTAATACCTTATGAACCAGCGAAGTTGATAAATGATATGCATAATCTCATGGAAAATTTATGGCAGCGCACATTTGATTTGGATACGAGGAATGCAAGTGGAAGAACAGGTCAATGGTTGCCTGCTATTGATATAAGAGAAGAAGAGGATAAATTTTTAATCTCGGCGGATTTACCAGGCGTAGATCCAAAGGATATCGACATTTCGCTGGAAAATAACGTGCTGACATTGAAAGGAAAACGAGAGGAAATACATGAGGAGAAAAAAGGATCTTTCTATCGTATGGAACGTATGCAAGGACAATTCTATCGGCAGTTCACTCTACCGACCGCTGTTGATAGTAAGCATATTACTGCAAAATCAAAACAAGGCGTGTTAGAAGTGATCGTACCGAAGAAAGAAAAAACGGAAATCAAGAAGATTGAAGTAAAAGTGGAAGAATAA
- a CDS encoding GspE/PulE family protein, whose amino-acid sequence MRDALLSETDQQTLHGLAGYLYRDGLIDYPTAKAALHAVTMQGMTLTQYLVQFNQLSSQLILEYCAKLSGLPVCDLKPEDYTFHGDIIKPELVQRYRVIPINRDKKQLYLGITDPTDHAAITAIGFHTGLSIHPLLVREDELDKIIHLYFRQMNLNSQLECALSRITPVENPPSAVEKNEEDDEPVIQFADHLIDEAIEHRISDIHIEPYEEHCRIRFRRDGLLHEAAVVPLHLATRLATRFKIMGNMNIAERRLPQDGRIQLREPDKRDIRINTCPTLHGEKMVLRILDAGHVQLDIHLLGLTATQEALLLANLAQPQGLILVTGPTGSGKTMTLYSALHYLNQIEKNIVTVEDPVEIELPGINQVNVNPKIGLDFASVLRTCLRQDPDIIMIGEIRDTETANIAVQAALTGHLVLSTLHTRSAVETMTRLQSMGIDAYHLANSISLIVAQRLVRKLCDHCKQPEILPPRFDDTHAHTTPFTAFRPIGCQYCNQGYQGRIGIFELLPVTEKIVQCLLSGKSLSQILIQVQQTEGMRLWEAGLQKIRQGITSLAEITRVAGEIRAQDIDQQ is encoded by the coding sequence ATGCGTGACGCTCTTTTATCCGAAACAGATCAGCAAACACTACATGGATTGGCAGGTTATCTTTATCGTGACGGACTCATTGATTATCCGACTGCCAAAGCCGCGCTTCATGCAGTAACGATGCAAGGAATGACACTCACGCAATATCTTGTCCAGTTTAATCAGCTATCCAGTCAACTGATTTTAGAATATTGTGCGAAATTGTCTGGTTTGCCCGTTTGTGATTTGAAGCCTGAGGATTATACTTTTCACGGCGACATCATCAAACCGGAATTGGTACAACGTTATCGTGTTATTCCAATCAATCGCGATAAAAAACAACTCTACCTGGGTATTACCGATCCTACTGATCACGCCGCCATAACTGCGATTGGTTTTCATACAGGACTTAGTATTCACCCATTACTGGTACGGGAAGATGAATTGGACAAGATCATCCATCTTTATTTCCGACAGATGAATTTGAATTCGCAGCTTGAATGCGCCTTGTCCAGAATAACTCCGGTAGAAAATCCACCTTCCGCAGTAGAAAAGAACGAAGAAGATGATGAGCCTGTTATTCAGTTTGCCGATCATCTTATAGACGAGGCTATTGAACATCGTATCTCGGACATTCACATCGAGCCCTATGAAGAACATTGCAGAATCCGATTTCGCCGCGATGGGTTATTACATGAAGCCGCAGTGGTACCCCTGCATTTAGCCACCCGACTTGCAACACGATTTAAAATCATGGGCAACATGAACATTGCTGAACGGCGCCTGCCGCAGGATGGCCGTATTCAGTTGCGCGAGCCCGATAAAAGAGATATTCGGATCAATACCTGCCCTACGCTACACGGTGAAAAAATGGTATTGCGTATTCTGGATGCAGGACATGTTCAGCTTGATATCCATTTACTGGGTTTGACAGCAACACAGGAAGCCCTACTCCTCGCGAATCTTGCACAACCACAGGGATTAATACTGGTCACTGGCCCAACCGGCAGCGGAAAAACCATGACACTTTATTCTGCGCTGCACTATCTCAACCAGATAGAAAAAAATATCGTCACAGTTGAAGATCCGGTTGAAATTGAACTACCGGGTATTAATCAGGTGAATGTGAACCCCAAAATCGGATTGGATTTCGCTTCGGTGCTCCGCACCTGTCTGCGTCAAGATCCAGACATTATTATGATTGGAGAAATTCGTGACACGGAAACAGCAAATATCGCTGTTCAAGCAGCGCTTACCGGACATCTGGTTTTATCAACGCTGCATACCCGAAGCGCGGTTGAGACCATGACCCGATTACAATCTATGGGCATTGACGCCTATCACCTGGCGAACTCCATTTCATTAATCGTCGCACAGCGCCTTGTTCGAAAACTCTGCGATCATTGCAAACAACCGGAAATACTTCCTCCTCGGTTTGATGACACCCATGCCCATACGACTCCCTTCACTGCTTTCCGTCCCATTGGCTGCCAGTACTGCAACCAAGGATATCAAGGCCGTATTGGTATCTTCGAGCTGCTTCCTGTGACTGAAAAAATCGTGCAATGCCTGTTATCAGGTAAAAGCCTTTCGCAGATTTTAATACAAGTTCAACAAACAGAAGGCATGCGTTTATGGGAAGCCGGATTGCAAAAAATACGGCAAGGCATAACCAGTCTGGCTGAAATCACGCGCGTAGCTGGCGAAATTCGCGCACAGGATATCGATCAACAGTAA
- a CDS encoding rhodanese-like domain-containing protein, with product MKDKLNQWTEANKPQKAADYFINRMAFTIGPGDLFDEMKKNKDDVNIIDVRNEEDFKKGHIPGAINLPEEKWHTLSGLNKDLMNVIYCYSVECHLAAKAAAQFAKSGFHVMELQGGYDRWKEKNFKIETEE from the coding sequence ATGAAAGATAAATTAAATCAATGGACCGAAGCTAATAAGCCCCAAAAGGCAGCCGACTACTTTATTAATAGAATGGCCTTTACTATTGGGCCAGGAGACTTATTTGATGAAATGAAAAAGAATAAAGACGACGTTAACATTATCGATGTCAGAAATGAGGAAGATTTTAAGAAAGGTCACATCCCTGGAGCTATTAACCTTCCTGAAGAAAAATGGCATACCTTATCAGGCCTCAACAAGGATTTGATGAATGTCATTTATTGCTACTCAGTGGAATGTCATTTAGCAGCAAAAGCCGCGGCTCAATTCGCAAAGTCGGGGTTTCATGTAATGGAACTCCAAGGTGGCTATGATCGTTGGAAAGAGAAGAACTTTAAAATAGAAACAGAAGAATAG
- a CDS encoding Hsp20/alpha crystallin family protein, which produces MNQIVKRPLFSNLSELHQALDRMFEPSSFLDRENWLSNVVGSNWTPTIDIKDEANQYVIRADVPGVDPKNIEVSIDKGMLTIRGHRETETKEERENYVHVERSQGSFYRTISLSNAADSSKISAKSKHGVLEITIPKAKESLSQKIQIKEE; this is translated from the coding sequence ATGAATCAAATTGTTAAACGCCCTCTCTTTTCAAATTTATCGGAACTTCATCAAGCCCTTGATCGCATGTTTGAACCATCTTCCTTCTTAGATCGTGAAAACTGGCTTTCGAATGTCGTTGGATCAAATTGGACGCCAACCATTGATATTAAAGACGAAGCAAATCAATATGTCATTCGAGCAGATGTGCCGGGTGTAGATCCCAAAAATATAGAAGTAAGTATCGATAAAGGCATGCTCACAATTAGGGGACATAGAGAAACAGAAACTAAGGAAGAGCGTGAAAATTATGTTCACGTCGAAAGATCACAAGGATCCTTTTATCGTACCATCAGTCTGTCTAATGCAGCTGATTCGTCAAAGATTAGTGCCAAGAGTAAACACGGTGTATTAGAAATTACTATTCCAAAAGCAAAGGAAAGTTTGTCACAAAAAATTCAAATAAAAGAAGAATAA
- the coaE gene encoding dephospho-CoA kinase (Dephospho-CoA kinase (CoaE) performs the final step in coenzyme A biosynthesis.), producing the protein MLVIGLTGGIGSGKSTVARLFSERGIAIIDADVIARDITAPAQPAFTAITKHYGNEILCKNGTLDRAKLRHIIFNDRHERRWLENLLHPLIRGEIEKQTKQVTSPYCIVVIPLLIEAGPYPFINRILVVDTPEHLQIERTALRDKVEKHQVEAILKTQTNRQQRLKYAHDIIINDGKREDLALQVDQLHHRYLKMAQA; encoded by the coding sequence ATGCTAGTGATTGGCTTAACAGGCGGAATCGGCTCGGGCAAATCGACAGTGGCTCGATTATTTTCCGAGCGTGGCATCGCTATTATTGATGCCGATGTCATCGCTCGCGACATCACAGCGCCTGCACAGCCCGCTTTCACTGCCATTACCAAACATTATGGCAATGAGATTCTGTGCAAAAATGGAACGCTTGATCGGGCAAAACTACGCCATATCATTTTTAACGACCGGCATGAGCGCCGCTGGCTGGAAAACCTATTACATCCTCTTATACGCGGCGAAATAGAAAAACAAACCAAACAAGTGACGTCCCCTTATTGCATCGTCGTAATTCCCTTACTCATTGAAGCCGGACCTTATCCTTTCATTAATCGTATCCTGGTAGTAGATACCCCAGAGCATTTGCAGATTGAGCGTACTGCCTTGCGCGATAAAGTAGAAAAACACCAGGTAGAAGCCATCTTAAAAACACAAACCAACCGGCAGCAGAGGCTCAAATACGCCCACGATATCATTATCAACGATGGGAAGCGGGAAGATCTGGCGTTACAGGTGGACCAGCTTCATCATCGCTATCTGAAAATGGCCCAGGCGTAA
- a CDS encoding IS481 family transposase, whose protein sequence is MYECTQKIIKNKVGLLNLAEELGNVSRACKVMGFSRDTFYRYKSAVEQGGIETLFDKSRRQPNIKNRTDEATENAVLDYAIEYPAHGQLRVSNELRKRGVFVSPSGVRCIWLRHDLASFKQRLTALEKKSAEENLILTEAQLAALERKKDDDMACGEIETAHPGYLGSQDTFYVGNLKGVGRIYQQTFVDTYSKVAHCKLYTTKTPITSADLLNDRVLPFFEEQGLGLLRVLTDRGTEFCGKVEQHDYELYLALNDIEHTKTKAQSPQTNGICERFHRTILNEFYQVAFRKKVYTTIDELQKDLDDWLGYYNNERTHQGKMCCGRTPMATLIDGKRIWKEKVDNLNLN, encoded by the coding sequence ATGTACGAGTGTACGCAAAAAATCATTAAAAACAAGGTCGGTCTGTTAAATTTGGCAGAAGAGCTAGGGAATGTATCAAGAGCCTGCAAGGTAATGGGCTTCTCCAGAGATACGTTTTATCGTTATAAATCAGCAGTTGAGCAAGGAGGCATTGAGACCTTGTTCGACAAGAGCAGACGGCAGCCAAACATCAAGAACCGCACCGATGAAGCTACAGAGAATGCTGTATTGGACTATGCCATTGAGTACCCCGCGCATGGTCAATTAAGAGTCAGTAATGAGCTTAGGAAAAGAGGTGTTTTTGTTTCTCCTAGCGGTGTTCGTTGCATCTGGCTAAGGCATGATTTGGCATCATTTAAACAGCGTCTAACCGCACTGGAAAAGAAATCTGCCGAGGAGAACTTAATTCTAACTGAAGCACAACTGGCCGCGCTAGAACGCAAAAAAGACGATGATATGGCCTGCGGTGAAATTGAAACAGCACATCCTGGCTATCTTGGTTCACAAGATACCTTTTATGTTGGCAATCTCAAGGGTGTTGGGCGCATTTATCAGCAAACATTTGTTGATACCTACTCCAAAGTGGCTCATTGCAAGCTATATACCACAAAAACACCGATTACATCTGCTGACCTGTTAAATGATCGTGTGTTGCCATTCTTTGAAGAACAAGGCTTGGGCTTGCTGCGCGTATTAACGGATCGTGGCACTGAGTTTTGCGGCAAGGTAGAGCAACACGATTACGAGTTGTATTTGGCGCTCAATGATATTGAGCACACCAAAACGAAAGCTCAATCACCCCAGACCAATGGCATCTGTGAACGCTTTCATAGGACGATTCTGAATGAGTTTTATCAGGTTGCTTTCCGAAAGAAAGTTTACACAACTATTGACGAGTTGCAAAAAGATCTGGATGATTGGCTCGGTTATTACAACAATGAACGCACACATCAGGGTAAAATGTGTTGTGGCCGAACTCCGATGGCGACATTGATTGATGGTAAAAGAATCTGGAAGGAAAAAGTTGATAATCTCAACTTGAACTGA
- a CDS encoding co-chaperone GroES, with translation MTTFNIRPLNDRLVVEPQEQETKTKGGIVLPDTADKDKPMRGKIIAVGTGKYVDGKIQSLQVKTGDEVVFAKYSGTTIKLNDKEYLVMREEDILGVIE, from the coding sequence ATGACTACATTTAACATTCGTCCGTTAAACGATCGACTGGTTGTCGAACCTCAAGAGCAAGAAACAAAAACCAAAGGCGGTATTGTTTTACCTGATACAGCGGATAAAGATAAACCCATGCGCGGAAAAATCATTGCCGTAGGAACCGGAAAATATGTGGATGGCAAAATACAATCTTTACAAGTTAAAACAGGTGATGAAGTCGTCTTTGCGAAATATTCTGGAACAACTATCAAGTTGAACGACAAAGAATACCTCGTCATGCGAGAGGAAGATATATTAGGTGTTATTGAATAA
- a CDS encoding IS982 family transposase translates to MLLAPIVEIFCDIDEFYKNHVKESANKILPLPKGKRQRKTELSESEMMTIMILFHLSHYRTFKDFYLDCVLGQLFREFPKAVSYPRFVALMPRLLAPLTAYVLSRTGKHTGLYYLDSTKMVVCHNRRIYRNKVFKGIAERGHCSVGFFYGFKLHLAINHQGEIMSFCITKGNVDDREVVEKLMQGLTGFGAGDKGYISKKLAESLAKRGIKLITKVRKNMKKKMLSAFEKFFLYQRSIVETVIDQLKSICHIEHTRHRSPVNFLVNLVSGLAGYCLKAKKPSISRSKFWMSSIA, encoded by the coding sequence ATGCTACTAGCGCCGATCGTTGAAATTTTCTGTGATATTGATGAGTTTTACAAGAACCATGTAAAAGAATCTGCAAATAAAATTTTGCCCTTACCTAAAGGCAAACGTCAGAGGAAAACAGAATTAAGTGAAAGCGAGATGATGACGATCATGATTTTATTTCACTTAAGCCACTATCGCACATTCAAGGATTTTTATCTGGATTGTGTGTTAGGCCAACTTTTTCGAGAATTTCCTAAAGCGGTAAGCTATCCACGTTTTGTTGCACTCATGCCAAGGTTGCTTGCACCACTAACGGCGTATGTACTATCAAGAACAGGAAAACACACCGGATTGTATTATTTGGATTCTACAAAAATGGTTGTATGCCACAATCGTCGAATTTACAGAAATAAAGTTTTTAAAGGCATTGCTGAACGCGGACACTGTTCTGTAGGCTTTTTTTATGGATTCAAATTACATTTAGCGATCAATCACCAGGGAGAAATTATGAGTTTTTGCATTACAAAAGGAAATGTTGATGATAGAGAAGTTGTTGAAAAATTAATGCAAGGATTAACTGGTTTTGGTGCGGGCGATAAAGGATACATCAGCAAAAAATTAGCGGAGTCGCTTGCAAAACGAGGCATAAAATTGATTACGAAAGTTAGAAAAAACATGAAGAAAAAAATGCTAAGCGCGTTCGAAAAATTTTTTCTTTATCAGCGAAGCATTGTAGAAACCGTCATTGATCAACTTAAATCTATCTGCCATATTGAGCATACTCGACATCGCAGTCCGGTAAATTTTCTGGTTAATCTTGTTAGTGGTTTAGCAGGTTACTGTTTAAAAGCAAAAAAACCGTCTATCAGCAGAAGTAAATTTTGGATGTCCTCAATTGCTTAA
- a CDS encoding pilin, whose translation MFSHLRMYGFSLIELMIVVSIIGILAMIAAPSYQHYTQRARFAEVISIADSFKTAVSLALQQGASSAELTHGKYGIPAEPKSTQNLASLHVESGVITAISTERAGNATYVLKPSAEGSVWTISGSCLKSGFCNA comes from the coding sequence ATGTTTTCCCATCTACGCATGTATGGCTTTTCATTAATCGAATTAATGATTGTTGTTTCTATCATCGGCATTCTTGCCATGATCGCTGCTCCTTCTTATCAGCATTACACACAACGCGCGCGCTTTGCTGAAGTGATTTCTATTGCTGATAGCTTCAAGACAGCTGTGTCACTTGCGCTACAGCAAGGCGCTTCGTCCGCCGAATTAACCCACGGCAAATATGGCATCCCGGCTGAACCAAAAAGCACGCAAAATCTGGCCAGTCTACACGTTGAAAGCGGTGTCATCACTGCAATATCAACCGAACGCGCGGGCAATGCCACTTATGTTTTAAAACCTAGCGCAGAAGGAAGTGTCTGGACAATCAGCGGATCTTGCCTTAAAAGTGGATTTTGCAATGCGTGA
- a CDS encoding type II secretion system F family protein has protein sequence MTDQNNGDRSMKQTIKHHWLQLKQKRPITPSDLSVFLRQFATLITAGIPIIKSCEILERSQEKMAMRLLIFTIKREILIGKTLSHGLAQHTQHFDGLTCQFIRIGEQTGRLDTMLTAAARYHENRLAFNKQIKQALFYPCIIMVVALIVTLSMFIFVIPRFAELFQGAGNKLPLLTRVIFFLAAYINHYFAGPILLILLFLLPILSKSTLIKNKFNFQQWLVRLPFVKQCGRKIMLTRFANHLSISLMAGIPLIDALKLTANACSDPVFLTVINTLRNKVSAGHALHQAMQTYPFPQLMIQMVKIGEESGQLEPMLDKIAEFLDTEIEQLMGYFNQLLEPLIMVVLGVLIGGLVIGMYLPLFKLGYLN, from the coding sequence ATGACAGACCAAAACAATGGAGACCGGTCCATGAAGCAAACCATCAAACACCATTGGCTGCAGCTTAAACAGAAGCGACCCATCACGCCATCCGATCTTTCCGTTTTTTTACGCCAGTTTGCGACGCTCATCACAGCAGGAATTCCTATCATCAAGAGCTGCGAGATTCTAGAAAGAAGCCAGGAAAAAATGGCCATGCGTCTGCTTATTTTTACCATCAAACGTGAAATCCTAATAGGCAAAACGCTTTCCCATGGACTCGCTCAACATACGCAGCATTTCGATGGCTTGACCTGTCAGTTCATCCGTATCGGTGAACAGACGGGCAGGCTGGATACCATGCTCACAGCCGCTGCCCGTTATCATGAAAACCGGCTGGCTTTCAACAAGCAGATTAAGCAAGCCCTGTTTTATCCTTGCATTATTATGGTGGTAGCCTTGATAGTGACATTAAGTATGTTTATCTTTGTCATTCCTCGGTTCGCAGAATTATTTCAGGGCGCAGGGAATAAACTGCCACTATTAACGCGCGTGATTTTTTTTCTTGCAGCCTATATCAATCATTACTTTGCAGGTCCCATACTGCTCATACTGCTTTTCCTTTTGCCTATTTTAAGCAAAAGCACTCTTATAAAAAATAAATTCAACTTCCAGCAGTGGCTGGTCAGGCTTCCCTTCGTTAAACAGTGTGGGCGTAAAATTATGCTGACGCGCTTTGCAAATCATTTATCCATCTCGTTAATGGCTGGAATCCCGCTGATCGATGCATTGAAATTAACCGCAAACGCATGCAGCGATCCTGTTTTCCTGACGGTTATCAATACGCTGCGCAACAAAGTAAGCGCCGGTCATGCACTCCATCAAGCCATGCAAACCTATCCCTTCCCGCAACTCATGATACAAATGGTCAAAATAGGTGAAGAATCCGGACAGCTTGAACCGATGCTGGATAAAATAGCGGAATTTCTGGATACAGAGATCGAACAGCTAATGGGATACTTTAATCAACTGCTTGAACCCTTGATTATGGTAGTGCTTGGTGTTTTAATCGGTGGATTGGTAATAGGGATGTACTTGCCCCTGTTTAAACTTGGTTATCTCAATTAG
- the gatC gene encoding Asp-tRNA(Asn)/Glu-tRNA(Gln) amidotransferase subunit GatC encodes MSLSIEEIQKIAHLSRLYLADTDIAEYSVQLSRILDFIEDMNQVDTTNIEPLAHPLDIPQRLREDKVTEPNLRDKFQAIAPQVESGLYLVPKVIEDE; translated from the coding sequence ATGTCTCTTTCGATTGAAGAAATTCAAAAAATCGCCCATTTGTCACGGTTATATCTTGCAGATACAGATATTGCGGAATATTCAGTACAGCTTTCACGCATTTTAGATTTCATTGAAGACATGAATCAAGTTGACACCACCAACATTGAACCACTTGCCCACCCATTAGATATTCCTCAACGTTTGCGCGAAGATAAAGTGACAGAGCCTAATTTGCGCGATAAATTTCAAGCTATCGCACCTCAGGTGGAATCCGGGCTTTATCTTGTCCCAAAAGTCATTGAGGATGAATAA
- a CDS encoding prepilin peptidase has protein sequence MDIVLFFAANPDIFLIVTAILSLFIGSFLNVVIYRLPRMMEQSWSEECRVYLGLKPHAETEKLNLYLPFSHCPQCKKVIRPWHNIPILSYLWLRGQCAYCTAPISIRYPLVEALTCIVSAYVAWKFGFSWQTAAALLFTWIIICLTFIDLDYHLLPDQLTLLLLWLGLFFSIFNLFCTSHDAIIGAIVGYIIFAATQLLFEWTTGKTGMGQGDFKFLAALGAYLGWQMLPLIILLASITGILFAVAHMIVKRHIKSVPLPFGPYLAFAGWIAMLWGNEIMLYYFEMVY, from the coding sequence ATGGACATTGTGCTTTTTTTTGCTGCTAATCCTGATATTTTCCTGATTGTAACCGCGATCCTTTCTCTCTTTATTGGCAGTTTTCTTAACGTTGTCATTTATCGCCTGCCCCGCATGATGGAACAGAGCTGGAGCGAGGAATGCAGGGTTTATCTGGGTTTAAAACCTCATGCTGAAACAGAAAAACTTAATTTATATCTGCCCTTTTCGCATTGTCCACAATGTAAAAAAGTCATCCGTCCCTGGCACAATATCCCTATTCTGAGTTACCTCTGGCTGCGCGGACAATGCGCTTATTGCACAGCACCTATTTCCATACGTTATCCGCTTGTGGAAGCGCTCACCTGCATTGTTTCTGCCTATGTTGCCTGGAAGTTTGGCTTTAGCTGGCAAACAGCAGCTGCGTTGCTCTTTACCTGGATCATCATTTGTCTGACTTTTATAGATCTGGATTATCATCTACTGCCAGACCAGTTGACCCTTTTGCTGCTTTGGCTAGGGCTGTTTTTCAGCATATTCAATTTATTTTGTACCAGCCATGACGCTATTATCGGCGCTATCGTAGGTTATATCATTTTTGCCGCTACCCAACTGCTGTTTGAATGGACCACGGGTAAAACCGGCATGGGCCAGGGCGATTTTAAATTTCTGGCTGCCTTAGGCGCCTATCTGGGATGGCAAATGCTGCCGCTCATCATTTTACTTGCCTCTATCACAGGTATCCTTTTCGCTGTTGCGCATATGATTGTAAAACGACACATCAAAAGTGTACCGCTGCCTTTCGGTCCTTATCTCGCGTTTGCGGGTTGGATTGCGATGCTTTGGGGCAATGAGATCATGCTCTATTATTTTGAAATGGTATATTAA
- the groL gene encoding chaperonin GroEL (60 kDa chaperone family; promotes refolding of misfolded polypeptides especially under stressful conditions; forms two stacked rings of heptamers to form a barrel-shaped 14mer; ends can be capped by GroES; misfolded proteins enter the barrel where they are refolded when GroES binds), with protein MAAKELRFSEEARQLMLSGVNDLANAVQITIGPRGRNVVIDKSFGAPLVTKDGVTVAKEIEFKDKFKNMGAQMLREVASRTSDEAGDGTTTATVLGRQIFAEGLKLVVAGYDPMDLKRGIDKAVSQAVEELKKLSVPCKDDKSIAQVGTISANADEAIGRIIADAMAKVGKEGVITVEEGSGLENELDVVEGMQFDRGYVSPYFITDQQTMSADLENPYIFITDKKITTIRDLVSLLEAVAKSGRPLLMIAEDIEGEALATLVVNQMRGIVKVCAVKAPGFGDRRKEMLQDIAVITRGQVIAEEVGRTLESVKLDDLGTAKRVHITKDNTTIIDGGGGKKDIEDRIQQLKARVKETTSDYDREKLQERIAKLAGGVAVIKVGATSEVEMKEKKARVEDALHATRAAVEEGVVPGGGVALVRVMQSIKNLKGNNDGQSIGVQLICRALEAPIRQIVVNAGYEPSVVLNKVTENKSNHGFNAATGEYGDMLEMGILDPTKVTRTALQQAASVAGMMITTECMITELPKNKSPMGRERMGGMGDMM; from the coding sequence ATGGCAGCTAAAGAATTACGATTCAGTGAAGAAGCACGACAGTTAATGCTCTCTGGCGTTAACGATTTGGCGAATGCTGTGCAAATTACTATTGGACCACGCGGTCGCAATGTGGTGATCGATAAATCATTTGGTGCGCCACTTGTTACTAAAGATGGTGTGACTGTTGCCAAAGAAATTGAATTTAAAGATAAGTTCAAAAATATGGGCGCACAAATGCTTAGAGAAGTTGCATCTCGTACTTCTGATGAAGCAGGTGATGGCACAACTACTGCTACTGTTTTAGGTCGTCAAATTTTTGCCGAAGGATTAAAGTTAGTGGTTGCTGGCTATGATCCTATGGATTTAAAACGTGGTATTGATAAGGCTGTATCTCAAGCTGTCGAAGAATTGAAGAAACTCTCTGTTCCCTGTAAAGACGATAAATCCATTGCACAAGTAGGGACAATATCTGCCAATGCGGATGAAGCCATTGGTCGAATTATTGCAGATGCAATGGCCAAAGTGGGTAAAGAAGGTGTCATTACCGTTGAAGAAGGTTCTGGGTTAGAAAATGAATTGGATGTTGTTGAGGGGATGCAGTTTGATCGTGGATACGTATCGCCTTATTTCATTACGGATCAACAAACCATGTCTGCTGATTTAGAGAATCCTTACATTTTTATAACCGACAAAAAAATTACTACTATCCGGGATTTGGTGTCACTACTTGAAGCAGTTGCAAAGTCTGGTCGTCCTTTATTGATGATTGCAGAAGATATAGAAGGCGAAGCTTTAGCTACCTTAGTAGTCAATCAAATGCGCGGTATTGTAAAAGTATGCGCTGTCAAAGCACCCGGATTTGGTGATCGTCGTAAAGAAATGTTGCAAGATATTGCTGTTATCACCAGAGGACAAGTGATTGCCGAAGAAGTAGGGCGCACACTGGAATCAGTGAAATTAGATGATTTAGGTACAGCAAAACGCGTACACATCACCAAAGACAACACTACCATTATTGATGGTGGCGGTGGGAAAAAGGATATCGAAGACCGCATCCAACAATTAAAAGCACGCGTTAAAGAAACAACATCTGACTATGATCGTGAAAAACTGCAAGAGCGTATTGCTAAATTAGCAGGCGGAGTAGCCGTCATCAAGGTAGGCGCAACATCAGAAGTCGAAATGAAAGAGAAAAAAGCTCGTGTAGAAGATGCTCTTCATGCGACTCGTGCCGCCGTCGAAGAAGGTGTTGTGCCTGGTGGTGGTGTTGCATTGGTTCGCGTAATGCAATCAATAAAAAATCTTAAAGGCAACAATGACGGCCAATCAATCGGCGTACAACTCATTTGCCGTGCACTAGAAGCACCTATTAGACAGATTGTTGTTAACGCTGGTTATGAGCCATCTGTTGTTTTAAATAAGGTCACAGAGAATAAAAGTAATCATGGATTTAATGCGGCAACCGGCGAATATGGCGATATGTTAGAAATGGGCATTTTGGATCCCACCAAGGTCACTCGCACTGCCTTGCAGCAAGCAGCTTCTGTTGCTGGCATGATGATTACAACGGAGTGCATGATCACTGAATTACCCAAAAATAAATCCCCCATGGGAAGAGAAAGAATGGGCGGCATGGGTGATATGATGTGA